The Pseudomonadota bacterium region GTGGTCGCATCAGCGATGCGCTCGAGTCCCTGAGCGATTTCTTCCGGCGCTTCCCGCGCGATGTCTTCTTCGATGACGCCCTGGCGTTGCGGGTGGAGCTGGCGCGTAAGTCCGGCGATGTGCAGGCGCCGCCGAAGCCGCCGAAGCCCCCCGAGGCGCCGTCTGAAGTGCTTCGAAATCTCGGCCTGGGCGAGGCCTTCGACGAGGTGATGAACGAGCTTGCCAGCATGAACATCGGCACGGAGATCGAGCAGGTGCTCGCCGAGGCTATCGAGAGCTTCGAAGAGAGCTGGGAGGAAGCCTGGGAGGAGGAGCAGAGCATCAGCGTAGAGGAGGAGCTGCAACTGCTGGCGCTCGACGGGTTGATGGAAACCAACCCTGATCGAGCGGTGAACTACCTAAGGGAGTTCATTACGGGCGATAGCAGTTCTCCTGCGCGTCGCCAGGCGCTAACGCTGCTCAGCCGCACGGATCACCCCGATACGGCTGAGATTCTCCTCGAGGCAGTGCGCAGCGCCGACGATGAGGAGCTACAACGCGAGGCCTTGCGCTTGCTGGGCCTGTCCGACGGGCCGGAAGCGGGGGCACGTGCCTTGCTGAGCGTCTACGAGGAGCTGGACGACGTTCAGTTGCGCCGTGCGGCGATCGAAGGCTTGATGCTGAGTGAAGATGTGGATGGGTTGCTCGCGGTGTACTCGCGAGAGCCCTCGGCTGACCTGCGGGCCCACGTGGTTCGCCATCTGGGCATGCTCAGTGCCCTCGATGAGCTGCGCACGCTCTATCGCGACGAGGAGTCGCCGCGCGTGCAAGCGGCCATCCTCGACGGCTTCGCTCTGGCTGGGGACACGCAGATGCTGGTCGACATCGCCTTGGGTAGTGACGACCCGGGTGTGGTCAAGCGGGCCGTGCGGGCCTTGGCCGTGGTTGGCAACACGGCAGAGACGGCGCAGGCCCTGGACGATCTCTTCATTCGCTACCGCGGGTCGCCGTCGGTGCAGCAGGTTATCGCCGACACGCTCGTGTCTATGGACGATGGTGACACGCTCGTCAGCCTGTATCGCCGGGCCGACGATACGCGGGAGCGAGCCCTCTTGGTGGAGCGATTACGTCTAGTCGGCGGTGACGCTGCCGAGGCGGTCTTCCTGGAGATCCTAGACGCTGGCTCGTAGGGGGAGAACCCGCAAGAGTGTGATGGGCGTCTCGGTGACGCTCAT contains the following coding sequences:
- a CDS encoding HEAT repeat domain-containing protein, which gives rise to MKTLGWTRAFAVAVALNVGALPLTALHAQPDPQSNVLQDERAEIQREVRELAREEARQARERAREERDRVREEARAERERRQAFDEALRDARRALDEGRLEVARERFRALSESEELSSGAPLYWLAYVDAESGRISDALESLSDFFRRFPRDVFFDDALALRVELARKSGDVQAPPKPPKPPEAPSEVLRNLGLGEAFDEVMNELASMNIGTEIEQVLAEAIESFEESWEEAWEEEQSISVEEELQLLALDGLMETNPDRAVNYLREFITGDSSSPARRQALTLLSRTDHPDTAEILLEAVRSADDEELQREALRLLGLSDGPEAGARALLSVYEELDDVQLRRAAIEGLMLSEDVDGLLAVYSREPSADLRAHVVRHLGMLSALDELRTLYRDEESPRVQAAILDGFALAGDTQMLVDIALGSDDPGVVKRAVRALAVVGNTAETAQALDDLFIRYRGSPSVQQVIADTLVSMDDGDTLVSLYRRADDTRERALLVERLRLVGGDAAEAVFLEILDAGS